In one Drosophila pseudoobscura strain MV-25-SWS-2005 chromosome X, UCI_Dpse_MV25, whole genome shotgun sequence genomic region, the following are encoded:
- the LOC6901260 gene encoding mitochondrial import receptor subunit TOM22 homolog — protein MDNGGYDDETDETLAERFLGLQEMFPIPVRQAVGTAANGIFNNAKKFASNPSLMFAAVSFILWARLIQKINRLN, from the coding sequence ATGGATAACGGAGGCTACGATGACGAGACCGACGAGACGCTGGCGGAGCGCTTCTTGGGATTACAGGAAATGTTTCCGATACCGGTTCGCCAAGCGGTGGGCACAGCCGCTAATGGAATCTTCAATAATGCCAAGAAATTCGCATCCAACCCCTCATTGAtgttcgccgcagtttcgttCATTCTGTGGGCACGCCTCATCCAGAAGATCAACCGCCTAAACTAG